In one Corythoichthys intestinalis isolate RoL2023-P3 chromosome 16, ASM3026506v1, whole genome shotgun sequence genomic region, the following are encoded:
- the mapk3 gene encoding mitogen-activated protein kinase 3: MADSGSTAAVGAAASASNSANAAGAAGTVAHDGAPGAAGQKPASESVKGQIFDVGPRYTNLSYIGEGAYGMVCSALDHMTNQRVAIKKISPFEHQTYCQRTLREIKILLRFNHENIIGINDILRARHIDNMRDVYIVQTLMETDLYKLLKTQKLSNDHVCYFLYQILRGLKYIHSANVLHRDLKPSNLLINTTCDLKICDFGLARIADPEHDHTGFLTEYVATRWYRAPEIMLNSKGYSKSIDIWSVGCILAEMLSNKPIFPGKHYLDQLNHILGVLGSPSQEDLNCIINMKARNYLQSLPEKPKIPWEKLFCRGDSKALDLLGRMLTFNPNKRISVEEALAHPYLEQYYDPTDEPVAEEPFTFTMELDDLPKEKLKELIFEETARFQETYQGS, from the exons ATGGCGGATTCGGGCAGCACCGCAGCGGTCGGGGCCGCGGCGTCCGCCTCCAACAGCGCAAATGCTGCCGGGGCTGCTGGCACTGTTGCGCATGATGGGGCGCCGGGGGCTGCGGGACAAAAACCCGCGTCCGAGTCCGTCAAGGGCCAAATATTTGACGTGGGGCCCCGTTACACCAACCTGTCTTACATCGGGGAGGGGGCTTACGGAATGGTGTG CTCTGCCCTGGACCACATGACTAACCAGCGTGTAGCCATCAAGAAAATCAGCCCTTTCGAGCACCAGACGTATTGCCAGCGCACACTGAGGGAGATTAAGATCCTGCTGCGTTTTAACCATGAGAATATCATCGGCATCAATGACATTCTAAGGGCTCGCCACATCGACAATATGAGAGATGT TTACATCGTACAAACCCTGATGGAGACAGACCTGTACAAGCTGCTCAAAACCCAGAAACTGAGCAACGACCATGTTTGCTATTTCCTCTACCAGATCCTGCGAGGACTCAAATACATTCACTCTGCCAATGTGTTGCACCGTGACCTCAAACCCTCCAACCTGCTCATCAACACCACTTGCGACCTCAAG ATTTGTGACTTTGGCCTGGCGCGGATTGCTGACCCTGAGCACGACCACACAGGATTCTTGACTGAGTACGTGGCCACGCGTTGGTACAGGGCTCCAGAAATCATGCTCAACTCAAAG GGCTACTCTAAGTCCATTGACATCTGGTCAGTGGGCTGTATCTTGGCTGAGATGTTATCAAACAAGCCCATCTTCCCTGGGAAACATTATCTGGATCAGCTCAACCACATTTTGG GTGTCCTTGGGTCTCCATCCCAAGAAGATCTGAACTGTATCATTAATATGAAAGCCCGAAACTATCTGCAGTCTCTGCCAGAAAAACCCAAGATCCCCTGGGAGAAGCTTTTCTGCAGAGGCGACTCTAAAG CTCTGGACCTGCTAGGCCGCATGTTGACCTTTAACCCCAACAAGCGTATCAGTGTTGAGGAGGCGCTGGCTCATCCTTATCTGGAGCAGTACTACGACCCCACAGATGAG CCAGTGGCAGAAGAGCCCTTCACTTTCACCATGGAGTTGGATGACCTTCCCAAGGAGAAGCTGAAGGAACTCATATTTGAAGAGACTGCTCGCTTCCAGGAGACTTACCAGGGCTCCTGA